The following proteins are co-located in the Halarcobacter sp. genome:
- a CDS encoding RecB-like helicase, which produces MKQFLALKASAGSGKTFALTVRYISLLLLNAKPKEILTLTFTNKAANEMSERIYNTLLNLGSDKAYLEEISRESGLSKENILEKKDKLINNYTNASLSIFTIDKFINMILREFCGYIGISDDFEIKEDDIESLSIRFLESLSLEDFDKLVDFQIYEKKKYNSLFEIFQNLLEKNEEIETVNIDASLLGVQKKNVLGEALKIKEFILNCPQASNSAKNAVAFESFEELMSKGKTWLSKDSVFEFSYFKKCANDLLETFFLNVKKEMAIYYKIRAGYSISKLFELYKLFKEYKFKYNKSKNYLHFSDISNLTYELLSKRIDKDFLYFRLDSKFSHILIDEFQDTSLLQYKILQPLIEEILSSNEFKTFFYVGDTKQSIYRFRGGKRELFDYVLKSNKQVEVEVLNTNYRSCENIVNFVNSSFSKLPSYEYYDQMSLHKNGFVEVLEDEALLEEDKYVNIAKKISSLMQSGVNSNDIAILTYTNDDVLNIYSYLKKMFPSLKISTEMTSKLINQENVKALINMVKYLYFQEDIYKENVNAILGKEPSSKLEIKVDIKRYSLQEVLYNISNLLNIVDDNVIRLIELSNQYKNIIDFIYEIDKLDASIENSEQIGLQILTIFKSKGLEFHTVLLLDRIKQKNADKSSLLFEYDEVNLKNIYYKISGLENYNEEYKKALEKEKALNFEDELNILYVALTRAKKNLIVHKKNHKSSVFNLIDLVKSQIGEIQISDNKTKNYEKNEKVVYKPLNLGLQDKPIKKDDEDKEYSLYSRYYGIATHYCLEMMDEFNTASLKYALNLTKNRYSSYLVDKDFISIEKRINYLLQHKEFQDIVKGAYFNKEQSLLYNKELKIIDLLAIKDDTYYIFDYKTTQNELPEHEIQVKTYKKAIEEISGGKKVFTFIIYLKENEAILKKLI; this is translated from the coding sequence ATGAAACAGTTTTTAGCATTAAAAGCAAGTGCAGGAAGTGGGAAAACTTTTGCCTTGACAGTAAGATATATTTCCCTACTATTATTAAACGCAAAACCTAAAGAGATACTAACTCTTACCTTTACTAATAAAGCTGCTAATGAGATGAGTGAGAGGATTTATAATACTCTTCTTAATTTAGGTAGTGATAAAGCGTATTTAGAAGAGATTTCAAGAGAGTCTGGGTTATCAAAAGAGAATATCTTAGAAAAAAAAGATAAATTAATAAATAATTATACAAATGCAAGTTTGTCAATTTTTACTATTGATAAATTTATAAATATGATACTAAGAGAATTTTGTGGATATATTGGTATTAGTGATGATTTTGAAATAAAAGAGGATGATATTGAGAGCTTAAGTATTAGGTTTTTGGAATCTTTATCTTTAGAAGATTTTGACAAATTAGTTGACTTTCAAATATATGAGAAGAAAAAATATAATTCACTTTTTGAGATATTTCAAAATCTTTTAGAAAAAAATGAAGAGATAGAAACCGTAAATATTGATGCAAGTTTATTAGGTGTACAGAAAAAAAATGTACTTGGGGAAGCATTAAAAATAAAAGAGTTTATATTAAACTGCCCGCAAGCTTCCAATAGTGCAAAAAATGCTGTTGCTTTTGAAAGCTTTGAAGAGTTAATGTCGAAAGGGAAAACTTGGCTTAGCAAAGATAGTGTATTTGAGTTTTCTTATTTTAAAAAATGTGCAAATGATTTACTTGAAACTTTCTTTTTAAATGTTAAAAAAGAGATGGCAATATATTATAAGATTAGAGCTGGTTATAGTATTAGTAAGCTCTTTGAATTATATAAATTATTTAAAGAGTATAAATTTAAATATAATAAATCAAAAAACTATTTGCACTTTAGTGATATTTCAAATTTAACATATGAATTACTTTCTAAAAGAATAGATAAAGATTTTTTATATTTTAGATTAGACTCAAAGTTTTCACATATCTTAATCGATGAGTTTCAAGATACCTCTTTATTGCAATATAAAATTTTGCAACCTTTAATCGAAGAGATATTGTCTTCAAACGAATTTAAAACTTTCTTTTATGTTGGAGATACAAAGCAGTCTATTTATAGATTTAGAGGTGGGAAAAGAGAGCTTTTTGATTATGTATTAAAATCAAATAAACAAGTTGAAGTTGAGGTTTTAAATACAAATTATCGTTCTTGTGAAAATATAGTGAATTTTGTAAATAGTAGTTTTTCAAAACTTCCATCTTATGAGTATTATGACCAAATGTCATTACATAAAAATGGCTTTGTTGAGGTTTTAGAAGATGAGGCTTTATTGGAAGAGGATAAGTATGTAAATATTGCAAAAAAGATTTCATCTTTAATGCAAAGTGGTGTAAACAGTAATGATATTGCAATATTAACTTATACTAATGATGATGTATTAAATATCTATTCATATTTAAAAAAGATGTTTCCAAGTCTAAAAATATCTACAGAGATGACTTCAAAGTTAATAAATCAAGAAAATGTAAAAGCTTTGATAAATATGGTTAAATATCTTTATTTCCAAGAAGATATTTATAAAGAGAATGTAAATGCAATATTAGGGAAAGAACCCTCTTCAAAGCTTGAAATAAAAGTTGATATAAAAAGATATAGCCTACAAGAGGTATTATATAATATTTCAAATCTCTTAAATATAGTTGATGACAATGTAATAAGACTAATTGAATTAAGTAATCAGTATAAAAATATTATTGATTTTATATATGAAATTGATAAGTTAGATGCTTCAATAGAAAACTCGGAGCAAATTGGATTACAAATACTTACAATTTTTAAGTCAAAAGGTTTAGAGTTTCATACAGTTTTACTACTTGATAGAATTAAACAAAAAAATGCTGATAAAAGTTCTTTACTTTTTGAGTATGACGAGGTAAATCTAAAAAATATCTATTATAAAATATCTGGTTTAGAAAACTATAATGAAGAGTATAAAAAAGCATTAGAGAAAGAAAAAGCACTTAATTTTGAAGATGAATTAAATATCTTATATGTTGCTTTAACTAGAGCAAAAAAGAATCTTATTGTTCATAAAAAAAATCATAAAAGTTCAGTTTTTAATCTTATAGATTTAGTTAAAAGTCAAATTGGTGAGATTCAAATTAGTGATAATAAAACGAAAAATTACGAAAAAAATGAAAAAGTTGTATATAAACCTTTAAATTTAGGTTTACAAGATAAACCAATAAAAAAAGATGACGAAGATAAAGAGTATTCTTTATATTCAAGATATTATGGAATAGCTACACACTATTGCCTTGAGATGATGGATGAGTTTAATACAGCATCATTAAAATACGCATTAAATCTTACAAAAAATAGATATTCTAGCTACTTAGTTGATAAAGATTTTATTAGTATAGAAAAAAGGATAAACTATCTACTTCAACATAAAGAGTTTCAGGATATAGTTAAGGGTGCTTATTTTAATAAAGAACAATCTTTACTTTATAATAAAGAGTTAAAAATAATTGATTTATTAGCTATAAAAGATGATACCTATTATATCTTTGATTATAAGACTACCCAAAATGAATTACCAGAACATGAGATACAAGTAAAAACTTATAAGAAAGCCATAGAAGAGATTTCAGGTGGCAAAAAAGTTTTTACTTTTATTATATATTTAAAAGAGAATGAAGCTATTTTAAAAAAACTTATATAA
- a CDS encoding thiamine phosphate synthase — protein MDKDFISYLITDPKYYSNNPTLFKKNLEKILKSKDVNIACFRDKESENIEELASIFVKVCKDNNIEKVLINSNIELAYKLGANGVHLNSSQFDKIKEAKNLDLYTIISCHNYKELDLALRFHVNAVTYSPIFNTPNKGEPKGISNLKEVVKIYEDLNIIALGGIITDTQIEEIKKAKAFGFASIRYFI, from the coding sequence ATGGATAAAGATTTTATTAGTTATTTAATAACTGATCCAAAATACTATTCGAACAATCCAACACTTTTCAAAAAAAATTTAGAAAAAATATTAAAATCTAAAGATGTTAATATAGCTTGCTTTAGAGATAAAGAATCAGAAAATATAGAAGAGTTAGCTTCAATATTTGTAAAAGTTTGTAAAGATAACAATATAGAAAAAGTTTTAATCAATAGTAATATTGAATTAGCTTATAAACTTGGTGCAAATGGGGTTCACCTAAATTCAAGTCAATTTGATAAAATAAAAGAAGCAAAAAATTTAGATCTTTACACAATAATCTCTTGTCACAACTACAAAGAACTTGATTTGGCATTAAGATTTCATGTAAATGCAGTAACATATTCCCCTATTTTTAACACCCCAAATAAAGGTGAACCAAAAGGTATAAGTAACTTAAAAGAAGTAGTTAAAATATATGAAGATTTAAATATAATAGCTTTGGGTGGGATTATTACAGACACTCAAATAGAAGAGATAAAAAAAGCAAAAGCTTTTGGTTTCGCTTCTATTAGGTATTTTATATAA
- a CDS encoding F0F1 ATP synthase subunit A, with product MEGRLFTFLGAIGGHGQEWLILSHFAIVIGVIFLLSRAATKKMQLVPTGSQNLLEAFIGGIISMGADTMGEQNARKYLPLIGSLALVIFFSNMLGIIPGFESPTANINFTLSLALIVFVYYNYLGIKKNGFVNYFKHFMGPMPILAPLMFPIEIISHLSRIISLSFRLFGSIKGDDMFTMVLLMLVPWLLPMAGFFMLTAFGFLQAFIFSILTYVYIAGSIMMEEEGH from the coding sequence ATGGAAGGAAGACTGTTTACATTCTTAGGTGCAATTGGTGGGCACGGTCAAGAATGGCTTATCTTATCACATTTTGCAATAGTAATTGGAGTTATCTTTTTACTTTCAAGAGCTGCTACTAAAAAAATGCAACTAGTACCAACTGGTTCACAAAATCTTTTAGAAGCATTTATTGGTGGAATTATCAGCATGGGTGCTGATACAATGGGAGAACAAAATGCAAGAAAATATTTACCATTAATTGGTTCATTAGCATTAGTTATTTTCTTTAGTAATATGTTAGGTATTATTCCAGGATTTGAATCTCCAACTGCTAATATTAACTTTACACTTAGTTTAGCTCTAATTGTATTTGTTTACTATAACTATTTAGGTATTAAAAAGAATGGTTTTGTAAATTATTTTAAACACTTTATGGGTCCTATGCCTATACTTGCTCCATTAATGTTCCCAATTGAAATAATTTCTCACTTATCAAGAATTATTTCATTATCATTCAGACTTTTTGGTTCGATAAAAGGTGATGATATGTTTACTATGGTACTTTTAATGTTAGTTCCATGGTTATTACCAATGGCAGGTTTCTTTATGTTAACTGCATTTGGATTCTTACAAGCATTTATTTTCAGTATTCTTACTTATGTATATATTGCTGGATCTATTATGATGGAAGAAGAAGGTCACTAA
- the ilvA gene encoding threonine ammonia-lyase: MITLSDIKEAKNNLENVVENTPLTRAPILSKTFNSEIYLKKENLQLTGSFKLRGAFNRIAKLSEEKRAKGVVAASAGNHAQGVAFSAQYFGCEATIFMPEATPLTKVSGVKSYGANVVLIGENFDEAYEASMKFCEEHNSEFIHPFADDEVIAGQGTISLEVLEQIPDLKQLIVPIGGGGLISGVAIAAKAINPDIKIIGVVASGARGMKESYKSQMPIDSVSVRTIADGIAVRDVNPKLLEIIIDYVDHIVEVSDNEIANAILFLLEKHKLVVEGAGAVSTAAILHEKVEIEDSKVCAVISGGNIDVTMLSQIIEKGLVKSYRKMNLIVTLRDKPGSLTELSEIFRDCGANIVQIDYDRDSVKLDFGEAHITISLETKGEEHQKEIREKLKQTGYRYKQI; this comes from the coding sequence ATGATTACATTAAGTGATATAAAAGAAGCAAAAAATAATTTAGAGAATGTTGTAGAAAATACACCATTAACAAGGGCACCCATATTAAGTAAAACTTTTAATAGTGAAATCTATTTAAAAAAAGAAAATTTACAATTAACTGGTAGTTTTAAACTAAGAGGTGCTTTTAACAGAATTGCAAAATTAAGTGAAGAGAAAAGAGCTAAAGGTGTAGTTGCAGCTAGTGCTGGAAACCATGCACAAGGTGTAGCTTTTTCTGCACAATATTTTGGTTGTGAAGCAACTATATTTATGCCAGAAGCAACTCCACTTACTAAAGTTAGTGGAGTTAAATCTTATGGTGCAAATGTTGTTTTAATAGGAGAAAATTTTGATGAAGCCTATGAAGCTTCTATGAAATTTTGTGAAGAACACAATAGTGAATTTATTCACCCTTTTGCAGATGATGAAGTAATAGCAGGACAAGGAACAATATCTTTAGAAGTTTTAGAACAGATTCCAGATTTAAAACAACTGATTGTACCAATTGGTGGTGGTGGTTTAATCTCTGGAGTTGCTATTGCAGCAAAAGCTATTAATCCTGATATTAAAATAATTGGAGTAGTTGCTTCTGGTGCAAGAGGCATGAAAGAATCATACAAATCACAAATGCCAATAGACTCTGTATCAGTTAGAACAATTGCTGATGGGATAGCTGTAAGAGATGTAAACCCAAAACTTTTAGAAATAATTATAGATTATGTAGACCATATAGTTGAAGTAAGTGATAATGAGATAGCAAATGCCATTTTATTTTTATTAGAAAAACATAAACTTGTAGTTGAAGGAGCTGGAGCTGTTTCAACAGCTGCAATTCTACATGAAAAAGTTGAAATTGAAGATTCAAAAGTTTGTGCAGTGATTAGTGGTGGTAATATTGATGTTACTATGCTTTCGCAAATTATTGAAAAAGGTTTAGTTAAATCTTATAGAAAAATGAATCTAATTGTTACTTTAAGAGACAAGCCTGGTTCACTTACAGAATTATCTGAAATATTTAGAGATTGTGGAGCTAACATAGTTCAAATAGATTATGATAGAGATTCGGTAAAACTGGACTTTGGAGAGGCTCATATAACTATTTCTTTAGAAACGAAAGGTGAGGAACACCAAAAAGAGATAAGGGAAAAATTGAAACAAACTGGTTACAGATATAAACAAATATAA
- the metE gene encoding 5-methyltetrahydropteroyltriglutamate--homocysteine S-methyltransferase, which translates to MSKNSYVIGFPRIGEQRELKKVLESFWAKNCSFDEVKEVASELKKRHWNYQKDAGIENISSNDFSLYDNMLDTAFMLNAIPKRFKNLKNEELYFAMARGNQDSVAMEMTKWFNTNYHYIVPELSLEDEYSLNASKILEEYKEAKELEIKTKINLIGPITFLGLSKRVDRGDTFELLSKVLPIYEKLLNEISTLDDSVTVQIDEPIFVKDNEPKVLSLIKPVYDILGNISDNLKIVVTTYFEHSNEATKVLTKTPIWGIGLDFLYGKDNTQALEEIANSGKKLIAGVVDGRNIWKNNIQNTLEILVNITKHIKKDNLLISSSCSLLHSPLTLKYEEKLDSSIKEWLSFAYEKLQEINIISKIFFHGLEALDNNELKIYEENVTANHNRKHSTVIHDKDVQNRVNNFDKFSRDGKYEDRIKLQREILAYEDLATTTIGSFPQTPEVRKSRRDFKKGEISKETYLKDMKDYIDNCIAFQEECGLEVLVHGEPERNDMVEYFGEQLKGYGFSQNGWVQSYGSRCVKPPFIFGDISRPKPMTVDWITYAQSKTSKIMKGMLTGPVTILNWSFVRDDLPRSEVSKQIAVALSDEIDDLQKAGIKIIQVDEAAFKEGYPLRTNKIKEYEDWAVRDFKISVSSAKQETQIHTHMCYSEFNDIIKTIEAMDADVISIETARSGNELLKIFKEVGYKQEVGPGVYDIHSPRVPSVEEIVKQINLLLEVLPKEQLWINPDCGLKTRKYEEVKPSLINMVKAVKQIREERE; encoded by the coding sequence ATGTCAAAAAATAGTTATGTAATAGGGTTTCCAAGAATTGGAGAGCAAAGAGAGTTAAAAAAAGTATTAGAGAGTTTTTGGGCAAAAAATTGCTCATTTGATGAAGTAAAAGAAGTTGCAAGTGAATTAAAAAAAAGACACTGGAATTATCAAAAAGATGCAGGAATAGAGAATATTAGTTCAAACGATTTTTCACTTTATGACAATATGTTAGATACAGCATTTATGTTAAATGCTATTCCCAAAAGATTTAAAAATCTAAAAAATGAAGAGTTATATTTTGCTATGGCTAGAGGAAATCAAGACTCTGTAGCAATGGAGATGACAAAATGGTTTAATACAAACTACCATTATATAGTTCCTGAACTTTCACTTGAGGATGAATATTCACTAAATGCCTCTAAAATACTAGAAGAGTATAAAGAAGCAAAAGAGTTAGAAATAAAAACAAAAATAAACCTAATTGGACCAATTACTTTCTTAGGTCTTTCAAAAAGAGTTGATAGAGGTGACACTTTTGAACTTCTAAGTAAAGTTCTTCCTATATATGAAAAACTATTAAATGAGATCTCAACTTTAGATGATAGTGTAACAGTTCAAATTGATGAACCAATCTTTGTAAAAGACAATGAACCAAAAGTATTAAGTCTAATAAAACCTGTATATGATATATTAGGAAATATAAGTGACAATTTAAAAATTGTTGTTACAACATATTTTGAACACTCAAATGAAGCTACAAAAGTTTTAACAAAAACTCCTATTTGGGGAATTGGACTTGATTTTTTATATGGAAAAGATAATACACAAGCTTTAGAAGAGATTGCAAATAGTGGTAAAAAACTTATAGCAGGTGTTGTTGATGGAAGAAATATTTGGAAAAACAATATTCAAAATACTTTAGAGATTTTGGTAAATATAACAAAACATATAAAAAAAGATAATCTACTTATCTCTTCATCTTGCTCACTTCTTCATTCACCTTTAACACTAAAATATGAAGAAAAATTAGATTCATCTATAAAAGAGTGGTTGAGTTTTGCTTATGAAAAACTTCAAGAGATAAATATTATTTCAAAAATATTTTTCCATGGTTTAGAAGCTTTAGATAATAATGAATTAAAAATCTACGAAGAAAATGTAACTGCAAACCATAATAGAAAACACTCTACAGTTATTCACGATAAAGATGTTCAAAATAGAGTAAATAATTTTGATAAGTTTTCAAGGGATGGTAAATATGAAGATAGAATAAAACTTCAAAGAGAGATATTAGCTTATGAAGATTTAGCTACAACTACAATAGGTTCTTTCCCCCAAACACCAGAAGTTAGAAAATCAAGAAGAGATTTCAAAAAAGGTGAAATATCTAAAGAAACATATTTAAAAGATATGAAAGATTATATTGATAATTGCATTGCATTTCAAGAAGAGTGTGGTCTTGAAGTTTTAGTTCATGGAGAACCAGAAAGAAACGATATGGTTGAATATTTTGGGGAACAACTAAAAGGTTATGGATTTTCTCAAAATGGTTGGGTTCAATCTTATGGAAGTAGATGCGTAAAACCACCTTTTATATTTGGAGATATTAGTAGACCAAAACCAATGACTGTTGATTGGATTACATATGCACAAAGTAAAACTTCAAAAATCATGAAAGGGATGTTAACAGGGCCTGTTACTATCCTTAACTGGTCTTTTGTAAGAGATGACCTTCCAAGAAGTGAAGTATCAAAACAAATAGCAGTTGCACTTAGTGATGAGATTGATGACTTACAAAAAGCGGGAATAAAAATCATTCAAGTGGATGAAGCAGCATTTAAAGAGGGTTACCCTTTAAGAACAAACAAAATAAAAGAGTATGAAGATTGGGCAGTTAGAGACTTTAAAATCTCTGTTAGTTCTGCAAAACAAGAGACTCAAATCCATACTCACATGTGCTACAGCGAATTTAATGATATTATTAAAACTATTGAAGCAATGGATGCGGATGTTATCTCAATAGAGACAGCAAGAAGTGGGAATGAGCTTCTTAAAATATTTAAAGAGGTTGGATATAAACAAGAGGTTGGACCTGGTGTTTATGATATTCATAGTCCAAGGGTTCCAAGTGTAGAAGAGATTGTTAAACAAATAAATCTTCTTTTAGAAGTATTACCAAAAGAACAATTATGGATTAATCCAGATTGTGGACTTAAAACAAGAAAATACGAAGAGGTAAAACCAAGTTTGATTAATATGGTAAAAGCAGTAAAACAAATAAGAGAGGAAAGAGAGTAA
- the trmD gene encoding tRNA (guanosine(37)-N1)-methyltransferase TrmD codes for MKFTFVTLFPNLIEPYFYDSILKRAIDANFLSYEFYNPRDYTKNKHLKVDSPMVGGGAGMLMNCQPLFDCLDEIKSKNEDAYIIFPLAAAKPFKQNDAKRLAKKKNLVFVSGRYEGIDERVIEKYANEVFSIGEFILTGGELPSLVMADAIARNVEGVLGNADSLTMESYENNLLEAPSFSKPENFQNLSVIKEFLKGNHSKIADLKNNLAICKTKYFRPGLITRKKTK; via the coding sequence TTGAAATTTACATTTGTGACATTATTTCCAAACTTGATAGAACCGTATTTTTATGATTCTATATTAAAAAGAGCAATTGATGCAAACTTTTTAAGTTATGAATTTTATAATCCAAGGGACTATACAAAAAACAAACACTTAAAAGTTGATTCACCGATGGTTGGTGGAGGAGCAGGGATGCTTATGAATTGTCAACCGCTTTTTGATTGTTTAGATGAAATAAAAAGTAAAAATGAAGATGCTTATATTATCTTTCCATTAGCAGCAGCTAAACCTTTTAAACAAAATGATGCTAAAAGGTTAGCAAAGAAAAAAAACTTAGTTTTTGTTAGTGGAAGATATGAAGGGATTGATGAAAGAGTTATAGAAAAATATGCTAATGAAGTATTTTCTATAGGAGAATTTATCCTTACAGGTGGAGAATTGCCATCTTTAGTTATGGCAGATGCCATTGCTAGAAATGTAGAAGGTGTACTTGGAAATGCTGATTCTTTGACTATGGAAAGTTATGAAAATAATCTTTTAGAGGCGCCATCTTTTTCAAAACCTGAAAATTTTCAAAATTTAAGTGTAATTAAAGAATTCTTAAAGGGAAATCATAGTAAAATTGCCGACCTAAAAAACAATCTGGCTATTTGCAAAACAAAATATTTTAGACCAGGATTGATTACAAGAAAAAAAACAAAATAG
- the rplS gene encoding 50S ribosomal protein L19 — MKNRYIASFEAAQLAEKEIPQFRAGDTVRLGVEIKEGEKKRVQTYEGVVIARSGNGVDATFTVRKLGANSVGVERIFPLYSESIKTFEVIRRGKVRRAKLHYLRGLTGKKAKIKELRK; from the coding sequence ATGAAAAATAGATATATTGCGAGCTTTGAAGCAGCGCAACTTGCAGAAAAAGAGATTCCACAGTTTAGAGCAGGGGATACTGTTAGACTTGGTGTTGAGATTAAAGAAGGTGAGAAAAAGAGAGTTCAAACTTACGAAGGTGTAGTTATTGCTAGAAGTGGAAATGGTGTAGATGCTACATTTACAGTAAGAAAACTTGGAGCGAACTCTGTTGGTGTAGAGAGAATTTTCCCTCTATATTCTGAATCAATTAAAACTTTCGAAGTTATCAGAAGAGGTAAAGTAAGAAGAGCTAAATTACATTACCTAAGAGGTCTTACTGGTAAAAAAGCTAAAATTAAAGAACTTAGAAAATAA
- a CDS encoding nucleoside phosphorylase encodes MSKTFIHTALLAEAQPLINFLKLKQDNSVQNLPKNCKLFKDEDEKYLLIVSGIGKENCLNSLEYVYKNFKISKAINIGIAGCSDSSIKIGTLFCTNRLLPNINFAPITTVDEPLENDENLETLLVDMEAKYFLETSKKYCDEVYCFKVVSDYLEIEIPKKSFVIELIEKTKLIWKKYL; translated from the coding sequence ATGTCTAAGACATTTATTCATACAGCCTTATTAGCAGAAGCTCAACCATTAATTAATTTTTTAAAACTAAAACAAGATAATTCGGTCCAAAATTTACCTAAAAATTGTAAACTATTTAAAGATGAAGATGAAAAATATTTATTAATAGTATCAGGTATTGGAAAAGAGAATTGTTTAAACTCTTTAGAATATGTTTATAAAAACTTCAAAATATCAAAAGCTATTAATATTGGAATTGCTGGTTGTAGTGATTCATCAATTAAAATTGGAACACTTTTTTGTACAAACAGACTACTTCCAAATATAAATTTTGCTCCTATTACAACCGTAGATGAGCCTTTGGAAAATGATGAAAATCTAGAAACACTTTTAGTAGATATGGAAGCAAAATATTTTTTAGAAACTTCAAAAAAGTATTGTGATGAGGTTTATTGTTTTAAAGTTGTTTCTGATTATTTGGAGATTGAAATTCCTAAAAAATCCTTTGTGATTGAACTTATTGAAAAAACAAAACTTATCTGGAAAAAATATTTATGA
- a CDS encoding spore photoproduct lyase family protein, with protein MSYKQKFEESLPKTNFKNLSLENQEFIKKIAFLYEFSFQELKQIIDFAIDFNMWHEPDISKLFKEEYANRKNAFNDIRKKWENFRAKPNSYKNFSKDLYKDDVRKFSFTKFEGEKTALGSCPVASPNTRCCNLLTLDAVQSCGFDCSYCSIQSFYNQDKIGFDVNFKKNLENLKLDPNQTYHIGTGQSSDSLMWGNKEEILDALFDFARKNPNVILEFKTKSNNIKYFLENEVPKNIICTWSLNTQTIIDNEEHLAASLNQRIEAAKKVSEKGVLVGFHFHPIVHYENYLEEYEEVYKTLINTFDSKKVALVSLGTLTFIKPVINKIRSRKFKSKILQMPLTDANGKQSYPLEIKREMFKHAYYTFKPWHKDVYFYMCMEDESLWKDVFGYEYSSNNQMEDFMKMSYMDKILLNR; from the coding sequence ATGAGTTATAAACAGAAATTTGAAGAATCTCTTCCTAAAACAAATTTTAAAAACCTTAGTTTAGAAAATCAAGAGTTTATAAAAAAGATAGCTTTTCTTTATGAGTTTTCATTTCAAGAATTAAAACAAATAATAGATTTTGCAATTGATTTTAATATGTGGCATGAACCTGATATCTCTAAGCTTTTTAAAGAAGAGTATGCAAATAGGAAAAATGCTTTTAATGATATAAGAAAAAAGTGGGAAAATTTTAGAGCAAAACCAAACTCATATAAAAACTTTTCAAAAGATTTATATAAAGATGATGTAAGAAAATTTTCATTTACTAAATTTGAGGGTGAAAAAACAGCTTTAGGTTCTTGTCCTGTGGCAAGTCCTAATACAAGATGTTGTAACTTGCTTACATTAGATGCAGTACAATCTTGCGGTTTTGATTGTTCATATTGTTCTATTCAATCTTTTTATAATCAAGATAAAATAGGTTTTGATGTGAACTTTAAAAAGAACCTTGAAAATCTAAAATTAGACCCAAATCAAACTTATCATATAGGAACAGGGCAAAGCTCTGATTCACTTATGTGGGGAAACAAAGAGGAGATTTTGGATGCTTTATTTGATTTTGCAAGAAAAAATCCAAATGTAATACTTGAATTTAAAACAAAATCAAATAATATAAAATACTTTTTAGAAAATGAAGTTCCTAAAAATATAATTTGCACTTGGTCTTTAAATACCCAAACTATAATAGACAATGAAGAACACCTTGCAGCAAGTTTAAATCAAAGAATTGAAGCTGCAAAGAAAGTTAGTGAAAAAGGTGTATTAGTAGGCTTTCATTTTCACCCAATAGTTCACTATGAAAACTATTTAGAAGAGTATGAAGAGGTTTATAAAACCCTAATAAATACTTTTGATTCAAAAAAAGTAGCCTTGGTTTCACTTGGAACTTTAACCTTTATAAAACCAGTTATAAACAAAATAAGAAGTAGAAAGTTTAAATCAAAAATCCTACAAATGCCTCTAACAGATGCAAATGGAAAACAATCTTATCCTTTGGAAATAAAAAGAGAGATGTTCAAACATGCATATTATACTTTTAAACCCTGGCACAAAGATGTATATTTTTATATGTGTATGGAAGATGAATCTTTATGGAAAGATGTATTTGGTTATGAATACTCAAGCAATAATCAAATGGAAGATTTTATGAAAATGTCTTATATGGATAAAATACTTCTTAATAGATAA